Below is a window of Halococcus salsus DNA.
CTGGAGTCCCTCGATCCGGTCGACCACTCCCTCTTGCTCCGGTCGAGCGCCCGCCGGTGCCAACGAACGGACGAACAGCTCGACGGTGTAGTCCCGCCGGTGTTCGTCGGTCGGTGCCTCGGCCGGTGTTCGTGTCACTGCCATCGTGTGTCACCTCGTGTCCTCGCTCGACACGTCCCTCCGTAGGCGGCTGACGGGATTGTAGTTATCGGCCGTTCGGCCGTGTCGGTGAACGGACAGCGAGGAGCCGGAACGACGACCGGGGTCAGCGGACGGCGGAGGCATCGTCACGGGCGGTATCGTTATGCGGGTCGCCCCGCGCGTTTCGAACGATGACCACGACCGCTCCCGACCGGTTCGGCGGCGCGCTGTGTCCGACTATCACCCCGTTCGCCGAGGGCGAGGTGAGCACCGCCGGCCTCGAAACCCTCATCGAGCACGTGATTGAGGGCGGCATCGACGGGCTGGTTCCGTGCGGGACGACCGGCGAGTTCGCCAGCCTCTCCGCGGCGGAGTACCGGACCGTGATCGAGACGACGGTCGACGTCGCCGACGGACGGGTTCCCGTGATGGCGGGGACGGCGGGGACGAGCGTCGCCGGGACGGTCGAGAACGTCGCGTTCGCCGCGGAGGCGGGGGCGGACGCGGCGCTGATCACGCTGCCGTACTTCCACACCGCGAACGACGAGGCGGGCAACGAGGCCTTCCTCACCGCCGTCGCCGACGAAGCCGCTCTCCCCTGTTACCTCTACAACATCCCGTCGTGTACGGGCGCGCCGATCGCCCCCGAGACCGTCTCAACGGTCGCGGACCACGATTCGATAGTG
It encodes the following:
- the dapA gene encoding 4-hydroxy-tetrahydrodipicolinate synthase; protein product: MTTTAPDRFGGALCPTITPFAEGEVSTAGLETLIEHVIEGGIDGLVPCGTTGEFASLSAAEYRTVIETTVDVADGRVPVMAGTAGTSVAGTVENVAFAAEAGADAALITLPYFHTANDEAGNEAFLTAVADEAALPCYLYNIPSCTGAPIAPETVSTVADHDSIVGLKDSGGDFTYFQDVVERTPGDFQVYPGSDSLLAWGLLAGAAGGVCALSNVVPEAFAALVAAVERGDVETATDLQTGITSLFQACVAHGFAPTAKAGLVVRGVLPEATLRPPLVELDADAREAVETAVDDVLATVEAST